A genomic stretch from Papio anubis isolate 15944 chromosome 18, Panubis1.0, whole genome shotgun sequence includes:
- the LOC101011647 gene encoding mastin-like — MPPTPNPPLHSQTPADLLTPSLAFSPQMLWLLLLTLPCLGGSVPGNPEPGVGRELVGIVGGCDVSARRYPWQVSLRFYSMEKGLWEHICGGSLIHPEWVLTAAHCLEPEELEACAFRVQVGQLRLYEDDQPTKVVEIVRHPRYNKSLSAQGGADIALLKLDAPVPLSELVHPVSLPPASLDVPSGKTCWVTGWGDIGRGEPLPWPLSLREVRVKVRSNVLCNQIYCRRFPSNHTEPSEQLIKDDMLCAGDGNHGSCLGDTGGPLVCRWNCTWVQVGVVSWGTFCGHSDVPGVYARVMSYMSWIHQHVRPFPGAAGAFT; from the exons ATGCCGCCCACTCCGAACCCCCCTCTCCATTCCCAGACCCCAGCTGATCTCCTCACCCCAAGCCTGGCTTTCTCCCCACAGATGCTGTGGCTGCTGCTCCTGACCCTCCCCTGCCTGGGGGGCTCTGTGCCCGGGAACCCAG AGCCCGGCGTGGGGCGTGAGCTGGTGGGCATCGTCGGGGGCTGCGACGTCTCGGCCAGGAGGTACCCCTGGCAGGTCAGCTTGAGGTTCTACAGCATGGAGAAGGGCCTGTGGGAGCACATCTGCGGGGGCTCCCTCATCCACCCAGAGTGGGTGCTGACCGCCGCCCACTGCCTCGAGCC GGAGGAGCTGGAGGCCTGTGCGTTCAGGGTGCAGGTCGGGCAGCTGAGGCTCTATGAGGATGACCAGCCGACGAAGGTGGTTGAGATCGTCCGTCATCCCCGGTACAACAAGAGCCTGTCGGCCCAGGGCGGTGCGGACATCGCCCTGCTGAAGCTGGACGCCCCAGTGCCGCTGTCTGAGCTCGTCCACCCGGTCTCACTCCCGCCTGCCTCCCTGGACGTGCCCTCGGGGAAGACCTGCTGGGTGACCGGCTGGGGTGACATTGGACGTGGAG AACCACTGCCCTGGCCCCTCAGCTTGCGGGAGGTGAGGGTGAAGGTCAGGAGCAACGTCCTCTGTAACCAGATCTATTGCCGCCGCTTTCCTTCCAACCACACTGAGCCGTCTGAACAGCTCATCAAGGACGACATGCTGTGTGCCGGGGACGGGAACCACGGCTCCTGCCTG GGCGACACCGGGGGCCCCCTGGTGTGCAGGTGGAACTGCACCTGGGTCCAGGTGGGGGTAGTGAGCTGGGGCACCTTCTGCGGTCACAGCGACGTCCCCGGCGTGTACGCCCGTGTGATGAGCTACATGTCCTGGATCCACCAGCACGTCCGTCCCTTCCCTGGGGCTGCAGGGGCATTCACGTGA